One part of the Solea solea chromosome 16, fSolSol10.1, whole genome shotgun sequence genome encodes these proteins:
- the hspb9 gene encoding heat shock protein beta-9 has translation MMSQRAAFTSLFADDPFFSQDRLLWPMNHGVLSSLQQDFFNRRSNLADSLLRELDDEHPLLKLSPLPLLSSTLTGLTDAKEQKETSNMELQKNVQHHAEKKGDLLVTLDARGYAPSDITIKLEGRSLAVVAMKQAGAEESETCSSSTSCAAFHAAASSKAGFAQKIDLPAHLDLSGLSCSLMDDGQLRIHAPVAKLPISEEEQEGPARFRSSLEFPIKKDKTGAEHTD, from the exons ATGATGTCCCAGCGCGCCGCCTTCACCAGTCTGTTCGCCGACGACCCTTTCTTCAGCCAGGACCGGCTGCTGTGGCCAATGAATCACGGCGTCCTCTCGTCGCTGCAGCAAGACTTCTTCAACCGCAGGTCCAACCTGGCCGACAGTCTCCTGAGGGAGCTGGACGATGAGCACCCCCTGCTCAAACTGAGCCCTCTGCCCCTGCTGTCCTCCACGCTCACCGG GTTGACTGACGCCAAAGAGCAGAAAGAGACTtcaaacatggagctgcagaaAAACGTCCAGCATCACGCCGAGAAGAAAGGCGACCTCCTGGTGACCCTAGACGCTCGTGGTTACGCCCCCAGTGACATCACCATCAAACTGGAGGGGCGGAGCCTTGCGGTGGTGGCCATGAAACAAGCCGGGGCAGAAGAAAGCGAGActtgctcctcctccacctcttgcGCCGCCTTCCACGCCGCTGCCTCGTCTAAGGCGGGATTCGCTCAGAAGATCGACCTGCCCGCTCACCTGGATCTGTCCGGCCTATCCTGCTCCCTGATGGATGACGGACAGCTGCGAATCCACGCCCCCGTGGCCAAGCTGCCAATCAGtgaggaggaacaggagggGCCCGCCCGCTTCAGGTCATCGCTGGAGTTTCCCATTAAAAAGGACAAGACGGGGGCGGAGCACACAGACTAA